From Vitis vinifera cultivar Pinot Noir 40024 chromosome 5, ASM3070453v1, the proteins below share one genomic window:
- the LOC100264819 gene encoding uncharacterized protein LOC100264819 isoform X2: MPHNFTCLDVTQCLLNKTILNVAAKYIDSDISGCLGSFLALGTKASMWCGKHLKMTLLSIQESQEEEHCTLFFQLLLDFFSFSAASFSALARYPVSEDKELIVIVERFILEQLNIAKDSISEVKRTHSFGSEVLKVVQVVLDAVVRLCRVYSQAVNWESCDSRTERSDIDCEEANSTKHVINIIKCIIEKMCELGILAANDGGNLVTILNLSWKGVVTLLQLGKGALAVKVNVPDIILTLISLANESLRCAAEAWSSRTETITAAEAKRTFLPVKFYLINAVRISSQYPCQAYLVYREIILCVLMILTLGISLSIEKHLKTASEVLAELLEPTYFHLLNALLNSAQVKQELKFQILDWLFIDEHNSNSSVGDPSTSYWTASMDTIFTVSCEAMPGAQILLLSRVALFLNILKSSRDLEEDVRLGIARKLGWLLDVLVHEEVYSSVLVLQVPILYGSGQTLELVWQPMFSSLILSLKTFMIVVSPSPMWSEFEFFLLQNFFHPHFLCWEIVMELWCFMVRHAEIEMVVGIIDKLCSLLKSVASIQPVLAPSCPLRKMARSICKILSSGTESIVDQVYSSIVGDDRSQLSLVMHIALLMEGFPLNLLSDSMKSIATRRIMTDYFGFIDSFDDKTLQACSSGVFGLPVFALSAALQSIEVKTSDIDTKTLRFLVAIIQKYRSSMDNLMKDHCRKLLSETLGIVSNMKHLYASDAMEEVILELQNLFISGQAASDTQLYECKPDLASFLAGLAYMKIVESDKNAKSSAVWELYRMLLSERHWAFVHLAITAFGYFSERTSCDQLWRFVPQNAALSFDLESGDEANEERFTSEFKAFLDKEMTLTVTPSSEQLGLHLKEGLMLKEMVLKMSKADTEAVECEIMKIDNEKQAYKRRKLPDGISKGMEMLQHGLKVMGDGISEWQQNNFDQKELHNKFLAHYSSLKDVIDHLVGLAGSG, translated from the exons ATGCCTCACA ACTTCACTTGTTTGGATGTAACCCAATGCTTGTTAAACAAAACCATTTTGAATGTGGCTGCAAAATACATAGACTCAGACATATCAGGATGTCTAGGTTCATTTCTCGCCCTTGGGACCAAg GCAAGCATGTGGTGTGGAAAGCATCTGAAGATGACACTTTTATCAATTCAGGAGTCCCAAGAGGAAGAACATTGCACTCTCTTTTTTCAG TTGCTTTTGGACTTCTTTAGTTTCTCCGCTGCTAGTTTCTCAGCTTTGGCAAGATATCCTGTTTCTGAAGACAAGGAATTGATAGTTATTGTTGAAAGATTCATTCTGGAACAGTTAAATATAGCAAAAGATTCCATATCTGAGGTTAAG AGAACTCATTCATTTGGTTCAGAAGTACTGAAGGTGGTGCAAGTGGTCCTCGATGCTGTGGTGAGACTATGCAGGGTGTATTCCCAAGCTGTAAACTGGGAGTCATGTGATTCAAGAACCGAGAGAAGCGATATAGACTGTGAAGAGGCCAATAGTACAAAACATGTGATTAACATAATAAAATGTATAATTGAAAAAATGTGTGAATTGGGCATCCTTGCAGCTAATGATGGTGGGAATCTAGTAACGATACTGAATTTGTCATGGAAAGGTGTGGTTACATTGCTTCAACTTGGAAAGGGTGCTTTAGCGGTAAAAGTGAATGTACCAGATATTATTCTAACTCTAATTTCACTAGCCAATGAATCTCTGAGATGTGCAGCTGAGGCATGGTCTTCACGGACAGAAACCATTACTGCAGCAGAAGCTAAAAGGACATTCCTTCCAGTAAAATTTTACCTGATTAATGCTGTTAGAATATCCTCCCAATATCCATGCCAAGCATATTTGGTATATAGGGAGATAATACTCTGTGTTCTGATGATCTTAACCTTAGGAATTTCTCTAAGTATAGAAAAACATCTCAAAACTGCAAGTGAAGTATTAGCAGAACTATTGGAGCCAACATATTTTCATTTACTTAATGCTTTATTAAACTCAGCTCAAGTGAAACAGGAGCTGAAGTTCCAAATTCTGGATTGGTTGTTCATTGATGAACACAATTCAAATTCTAGTGTTGGAGACCCTAGCACTAGTTACTGGACAGCTTCAATGGATACAATCTTTACTGTAAGCTGTGAAGCTATGCCTGGTGCACAGATATTGTTGCTCAGTCGGGTTGCCTTGTTCCTTAATATTCTGAAAAGTTCTCGTGATCTTGAAGAAGATGTAAGACTTGGAATTGCCAGAAAGCTAGGATGGCTTTTGGATGTTTTAGTTCATGAAGAGGTGTATTCTTCTGTTCTTGTTTTGCAAGTTCCTATATTATATGGTTCTGGACAAACCTTAGAATTAGTATGGCAGCCTATGTTTTCATCTCTCATCCTTTCactgaaaacatttatgattgTGGTATCTCCAAGCCCTATGTGGAGTGAATTTGAGTTTTTTCTGCTACAGAACTTCTTCCATCCTCATTTTCTTTGCTGGGAGATTGTTATGGAACTTTGGTGCTTTATGGTGCGTCATGCTGAGATAGAAATGGTGGTGGGCATTATTGATAAACTTTGCTCATTATTGAAGTCAGTGGCATCTATACAACCAGTTCTTGCTCCCAGTTGTCCTCTGAGAAAAATGGCAAGATCAATCTGCAAAATTCTGAGTTCTGGTACAGAGTCTATAGTAGATCAAGTTTACAGTTCCATTGTTGGGGATGATAGATCACAATTGTCATTGGTAATGCACATTGCATTGCTCATGGAAGGTTTCCCACTGAATTTACTATCAGATAGCATGAAGAGTATTGCTACCCGGAGAATCATGACCGATTATTTTGGCTTCATAGATAGTTTTGATGACAAAACATTGCAAGCGTGTAGTTCTGGTGTTTTTGGTCTACCAGTTTTTGCTCTGTCTGCTGCCTTGCAGTCCAT TGAGGTCAAAACATCTGATATTGACACAAAGACCCTGAGGTTTTTAGTTGCAATAATTCAAAAGTACAGAAGTTCCATGGACAATCTAATGAAAGATCATTGTCGTAAGCTTCTGAGTGAAACATTAGGGATTGTCTCAAATATGAAGCATCTATATGCATCTGATGCAATGGAAGAAGTCATCTTGGAGCTTCAAAACCTGTTTATCTCAGGGCAAGCAGCTTCAGATACTCAATTGTATGAATGCAAACCAGATCTGGCTTCTTTCCTGGCCGGCCTTGCTTACATGAAAATAGTAGAAAGTGATAAAAATGCCAAGAGCTCTGCTGTATGGGAATTGTATCGCATGTTACTGAGTGAGCGTCACTGGGCATTTGTCCATCTGGCAATCACCGCCTTTGGATATTTTTCTGAACGTACTTCTTGCGATCAGCTATGGAGATTTGTGCCACAAAATGCAGCTCTTTCATTTGATTTAGAGTCAGGAGATGAGGCAAATGAGGAGAGATTTACATCTGAGTTCAAGGCATTTCTTGATAAGGAAATGACACTCACAGTTACACCTAGCTCTGAGCAGCTGGGGCTGCATTTGAAGGAAGGTCTGATGCTGAAAGAAATGGTTCTAAAGATGTCAAAAGCTGATACAGAAGCTGTGGAATGTGAAATCATGAAGATTGACAATGAAAAACAAGCCTACAAGAGAAGGAAGCTGCCTGATGGAATTAGCAAAGGAATGGAAATGCTGCAGCATGGTCTGAAGGTTATGGGTGATGGTATTTCCGAGTGGCAGCAAAATAACTTTGACCAGAAGGAACTCCACAACAAGTTCCTGGCTCATTACTCTAGCCTCAAAGATGTGATTGACCACTTAGTAGGCCTTGCTGGTAGTGGGTAA
- the LOC100264819 gene encoding uncharacterized protein LOC100264819 isoform X3 gives MWCGKHLKMTLLSIQESQEEEHCTLFFQLLLDFFSFSAASFSALARYPVSEDKELIVIVERFILEQLNIAKDSISEVKRTHSFGSEVLKVVQVVLDAVVRLCRVYSQAVNWESCDSRTERSDIDCEEANSTKHVINIIKCIIEKMCELGILAANDGGNLVTILNLSWKGVVTLLQLGKGALAVKVNVPDIILTLISLANESLRCAAEAWSSRTETITAAEAKRTFLPVKFYLINAVRISSQYPCQAYLVYREIILCVLMILTLGISLSIEKHLKTASEVLAELLEPTYFHLLNALLNSAQVKQELKFQILDWLFIDEHNSNSSVGDPSTSYWTASMDTIFTVSCEAMPGAQILLLSRVALFLNILKSSRDLEEDVRLGIARKLGWLLDVLVHEEVYSSVLVLQVPILYGSGQTLELVWQPMFSSLILSLKTFMIVVSPSPMWSEFEFFLLQNFFHPHFLCWEIVMELWCFMVRHAEIEMVVGIIDKLCSLLKSVASIQPVLAPSCPLRKMARSICKILSSGTESIVDQVYSSIVGDDRSQLSLVMHIALLMEGFPLNLLSDSMKSIATRRIMTDYFGFIDSFDDKTLQACSSGVFGLPVFALSAALQSIEVKTSDIDTKTLRFLVAIIQKYRSSMDNLMKDHCRKLLSETLGIVSNMKHLYASDAMEEVILELQNLFISGQAASDTQLYECKPDLASFLAGLAYMKIVESDKNAKSSAVWELYRMLLSERHWAFVHLAITAFGYFSERTSCDQLWRFVPQNAALSFDLESGDEANEERFTSEFKAFLDKEMTLTVTPSSEQLGLHLKEGLMLKEMVLKMSKADTEAVECEIMKIDNEKQAYKRRKLPDGISKGMEMLQHGLKVMGDGISEWQQNNFDQKELHNKFLAHYSSLKDVIDHLVGLAGSG, from the exons ATGTGGTGTGGAAAGCATCTGAAGATGACACTTTTATCAATTCAGGAGTCCCAAGAGGAAGAACATTGCACTCTCTTTTTTCAG TTGCTTTTGGACTTCTTTAGTTTCTCCGCTGCTAGTTTCTCAGCTTTGGCAAGATATCCTGTTTCTGAAGACAAGGAATTGATAGTTATTGTTGAAAGATTCATTCTGGAACAGTTAAATATAGCAAAAGATTCCATATCTGAGGTTAAG AGAACTCATTCATTTGGTTCAGAAGTACTGAAGGTGGTGCAAGTGGTCCTCGATGCTGTGGTGAGACTATGCAGGGTGTATTCCCAAGCTGTAAACTGGGAGTCATGTGATTCAAGAACCGAGAGAAGCGATATAGACTGTGAAGAGGCCAATAGTACAAAACATGTGATTAACATAATAAAATGTATAATTGAAAAAATGTGTGAATTGGGCATCCTTGCAGCTAATGATGGTGGGAATCTAGTAACGATACTGAATTTGTCATGGAAAGGTGTGGTTACATTGCTTCAACTTGGAAAGGGTGCTTTAGCGGTAAAAGTGAATGTACCAGATATTATTCTAACTCTAATTTCACTAGCCAATGAATCTCTGAGATGTGCAGCTGAGGCATGGTCTTCACGGACAGAAACCATTACTGCAGCAGAAGCTAAAAGGACATTCCTTCCAGTAAAATTTTACCTGATTAATGCTGTTAGAATATCCTCCCAATATCCATGCCAAGCATATTTGGTATATAGGGAGATAATACTCTGTGTTCTGATGATCTTAACCTTAGGAATTTCTCTAAGTATAGAAAAACATCTCAAAACTGCAAGTGAAGTATTAGCAGAACTATTGGAGCCAACATATTTTCATTTACTTAATGCTTTATTAAACTCAGCTCAAGTGAAACAGGAGCTGAAGTTCCAAATTCTGGATTGGTTGTTCATTGATGAACACAATTCAAATTCTAGTGTTGGAGACCCTAGCACTAGTTACTGGACAGCTTCAATGGATACAATCTTTACTGTAAGCTGTGAAGCTATGCCTGGTGCACAGATATTGTTGCTCAGTCGGGTTGCCTTGTTCCTTAATATTCTGAAAAGTTCTCGTGATCTTGAAGAAGATGTAAGACTTGGAATTGCCAGAAAGCTAGGATGGCTTTTGGATGTTTTAGTTCATGAAGAGGTGTATTCTTCTGTTCTTGTTTTGCAAGTTCCTATATTATATGGTTCTGGACAAACCTTAGAATTAGTATGGCAGCCTATGTTTTCATCTCTCATCCTTTCactgaaaacatttatgattgTGGTATCTCCAAGCCCTATGTGGAGTGAATTTGAGTTTTTTCTGCTACAGAACTTCTTCCATCCTCATTTTCTTTGCTGGGAGATTGTTATGGAACTTTGGTGCTTTATGGTGCGTCATGCTGAGATAGAAATGGTGGTGGGCATTATTGATAAACTTTGCTCATTATTGAAGTCAGTGGCATCTATACAACCAGTTCTTGCTCCCAGTTGTCCTCTGAGAAAAATGGCAAGATCAATCTGCAAAATTCTGAGTTCTGGTACAGAGTCTATAGTAGATCAAGTTTACAGTTCCATTGTTGGGGATGATAGATCACAATTGTCATTGGTAATGCACATTGCATTGCTCATGGAAGGTTTCCCACTGAATTTACTATCAGATAGCATGAAGAGTATTGCTACCCGGAGAATCATGACCGATTATTTTGGCTTCATAGATAGTTTTGATGACAAAACATTGCAAGCGTGTAGTTCTGGTGTTTTTGGTCTACCAGTTTTTGCTCTGTCTGCTGCCTTGCAGTCCAT TGAGGTCAAAACATCTGATATTGACACAAAGACCCTGAGGTTTTTAGTTGCAATAATTCAAAAGTACAGAAGTTCCATGGACAATCTAATGAAAGATCATTGTCGTAAGCTTCTGAGTGAAACATTAGGGATTGTCTCAAATATGAAGCATCTATATGCATCTGATGCAATGGAAGAAGTCATCTTGGAGCTTCAAAACCTGTTTATCTCAGGGCAAGCAGCTTCAGATACTCAATTGTATGAATGCAAACCAGATCTGGCTTCTTTCCTGGCCGGCCTTGCTTACATGAAAATAGTAGAAAGTGATAAAAATGCCAAGAGCTCTGCTGTATGGGAATTGTATCGCATGTTACTGAGTGAGCGTCACTGGGCATTTGTCCATCTGGCAATCACCGCCTTTGGATATTTTTCTGAACGTACTTCTTGCGATCAGCTATGGAGATTTGTGCCACAAAATGCAGCTCTTTCATTTGATTTAGAGTCAGGAGATGAGGCAAATGAGGAGAGATTTACATCTGAGTTCAAGGCATTTCTTGATAAGGAAATGACACTCACAGTTACACCTAGCTCTGAGCAGCTGGGGCTGCATTTGAAGGAAGGTCTGATGCTGAAAGAAATGGTTCTAAAGATGTCAAAAGCTGATACAGAAGCTGTGGAATGTGAAATCATGAAGATTGACAATGAAAAACAAGCCTACAAGAGAAGGAAGCTGCCTGATGGAATTAGCAAAGGAATGGAAATGCTGCAGCATGGTCTGAAGGTTATGGGTGATGGTATTTCCGAGTGGCAGCAAAATAACTTTGACCAGAAGGAACTCCACAACAAGTTCCTGGCTCATTACTCTAGCCTCAAAGATGTGATTGACCACTTAGTAGGCCTTGCTGGTAGTGGGTAA
- the LOC100264819 gene encoding uncharacterized protein LOC100264819 isoform X1 produces MEGERCGSGDWQSILEALKSSDIVETRIRLLSKLGDSNLSEKSDLATLVECLTTYWEDFTCLDVTQCLLNKTILNVAAKYIDSDISGCLGSFLALGTKASMWCGKHLKMTLLSIQESQEEEHCTLFFQLLLDFFSFSAASFSALARYPVSEDKELIVIVERFILEQLNIAKDSISEVKRTHSFGSEVLKVVQVVLDAVVRLCRVYSQAVNWESCDSRTERSDIDCEEANSTKHVINIIKCIIEKMCELGILAANDGGNLVTILNLSWKGVVTLLQLGKGALAVKVNVPDIILTLISLANESLRCAAEAWSSRTETITAAEAKRTFLPVKFYLINAVRISSQYPCQAYLVYREIILCVLMILTLGISLSIEKHLKTASEVLAELLEPTYFHLLNALLNSAQVKQELKFQILDWLFIDEHNSNSSVGDPSTSYWTASMDTIFTVSCEAMPGAQILLLSRVALFLNILKSSRDLEEDVRLGIARKLGWLLDVLVHEEVYSSVLVLQVPILYGSGQTLELVWQPMFSSLILSLKTFMIVVSPSPMWSEFEFFLLQNFFHPHFLCWEIVMELWCFMVRHAEIEMVVGIIDKLCSLLKSVASIQPVLAPSCPLRKMARSICKILSSGTESIVDQVYSSIVGDDRSQLSLVMHIALLMEGFPLNLLSDSMKSIATRRIMTDYFGFIDSFDDKTLQACSSGVFGLPVFALSAALQSIEVKTSDIDTKTLRFLVAIIQKYRSSMDNLMKDHCRKLLSETLGIVSNMKHLYASDAMEEVILELQNLFISGQAASDTQLYECKPDLASFLAGLAYMKIVESDKNAKSSAVWELYRMLLSERHWAFVHLAITAFGYFSERTSCDQLWRFVPQNAALSFDLESGDEANEERFTSEFKAFLDKEMTLTVTPSSEQLGLHLKEGLMLKEMVLKMSKADTEAVECEIMKIDNEKQAYKRRKLPDGISKGMEMLQHGLKVMGDGISEWQQNNFDQKELHNKFLAHYSSLKDVIDHLVGLAGSG; encoded by the exons ATGGAGGGAGAGAGGTGTGGTAGTGGAGACTGGCAGAGTATATTAGAAGCTCTCAAATCTTCAGAT ATTGTTGAGACCCGTATTCGGTTGCTTTCCAAGCTTGGGGATTCAAATTTATCTGAGAAATCTGACTTGGCTACACTTGTTGAATGCCTCACA ACTTATTGGGAAGACTTCACTTGTTTGGATGTAACCCAATGCTTGTTAAACAAAACCATTTTGAATGTGGCTGCAAAATACATAGACTCAGACATATCAGGATGTCTAGGTTCATTTCTCGCCCTTGGGACCAAg GCAAGCATGTGGTGTGGAAAGCATCTGAAGATGACACTTTTATCAATTCAGGAGTCCCAAGAGGAAGAACATTGCACTCTCTTTTTTCAG TTGCTTTTGGACTTCTTTAGTTTCTCCGCTGCTAGTTTCTCAGCTTTGGCAAGATATCCTGTTTCTGAAGACAAGGAATTGATAGTTATTGTTGAAAGATTCATTCTGGAACAGTTAAATATAGCAAAAGATTCCATATCTGAGGTTAAG AGAACTCATTCATTTGGTTCAGAAGTACTGAAGGTGGTGCAAGTGGTCCTCGATGCTGTGGTGAGACTATGCAGGGTGTATTCCCAAGCTGTAAACTGGGAGTCATGTGATTCAAGAACCGAGAGAAGCGATATAGACTGTGAAGAGGCCAATAGTACAAAACATGTGATTAACATAATAAAATGTATAATTGAAAAAATGTGTGAATTGGGCATCCTTGCAGCTAATGATGGTGGGAATCTAGTAACGATACTGAATTTGTCATGGAAAGGTGTGGTTACATTGCTTCAACTTGGAAAGGGTGCTTTAGCGGTAAAAGTGAATGTACCAGATATTATTCTAACTCTAATTTCACTAGCCAATGAATCTCTGAGATGTGCAGCTGAGGCATGGTCTTCACGGACAGAAACCATTACTGCAGCAGAAGCTAAAAGGACATTCCTTCCAGTAAAATTTTACCTGATTAATGCTGTTAGAATATCCTCCCAATATCCATGCCAAGCATATTTGGTATATAGGGAGATAATACTCTGTGTTCTGATGATCTTAACCTTAGGAATTTCTCTAAGTATAGAAAAACATCTCAAAACTGCAAGTGAAGTATTAGCAGAACTATTGGAGCCAACATATTTTCATTTACTTAATGCTTTATTAAACTCAGCTCAAGTGAAACAGGAGCTGAAGTTCCAAATTCTGGATTGGTTGTTCATTGATGAACACAATTCAAATTCTAGTGTTGGAGACCCTAGCACTAGTTACTGGACAGCTTCAATGGATACAATCTTTACTGTAAGCTGTGAAGCTATGCCTGGTGCACAGATATTGTTGCTCAGTCGGGTTGCCTTGTTCCTTAATATTCTGAAAAGTTCTCGTGATCTTGAAGAAGATGTAAGACTTGGAATTGCCAGAAAGCTAGGATGGCTTTTGGATGTTTTAGTTCATGAAGAGGTGTATTCTTCTGTTCTTGTTTTGCAAGTTCCTATATTATATGGTTCTGGACAAACCTTAGAATTAGTATGGCAGCCTATGTTTTCATCTCTCATCCTTTCactgaaaacatttatgattgTGGTATCTCCAAGCCCTATGTGGAGTGAATTTGAGTTTTTTCTGCTACAGAACTTCTTCCATCCTCATTTTCTTTGCTGGGAGATTGTTATGGAACTTTGGTGCTTTATGGTGCGTCATGCTGAGATAGAAATGGTGGTGGGCATTATTGATAAACTTTGCTCATTATTGAAGTCAGTGGCATCTATACAACCAGTTCTTGCTCCCAGTTGTCCTCTGAGAAAAATGGCAAGATCAATCTGCAAAATTCTGAGTTCTGGTACAGAGTCTATAGTAGATCAAGTTTACAGTTCCATTGTTGGGGATGATAGATCACAATTGTCATTGGTAATGCACATTGCATTGCTCATGGAAGGTTTCCCACTGAATTTACTATCAGATAGCATGAAGAGTATTGCTACCCGGAGAATCATGACCGATTATTTTGGCTTCATAGATAGTTTTGATGACAAAACATTGCAAGCGTGTAGTTCTGGTGTTTTTGGTCTACCAGTTTTTGCTCTGTCTGCTGCCTTGCAGTCCAT TGAGGTCAAAACATCTGATATTGACACAAAGACCCTGAGGTTTTTAGTTGCAATAATTCAAAAGTACAGAAGTTCCATGGACAATCTAATGAAAGATCATTGTCGTAAGCTTCTGAGTGAAACATTAGGGATTGTCTCAAATATGAAGCATCTATATGCATCTGATGCAATGGAAGAAGTCATCTTGGAGCTTCAAAACCTGTTTATCTCAGGGCAAGCAGCTTCAGATACTCAATTGTATGAATGCAAACCAGATCTGGCTTCTTTCCTGGCCGGCCTTGCTTACATGAAAATAGTAGAAAGTGATAAAAATGCCAAGAGCTCTGCTGTATGGGAATTGTATCGCATGTTACTGAGTGAGCGTCACTGGGCATTTGTCCATCTGGCAATCACCGCCTTTGGATATTTTTCTGAACGTACTTCTTGCGATCAGCTATGGAGATTTGTGCCACAAAATGCAGCTCTTTCATTTGATTTAGAGTCAGGAGATGAGGCAAATGAGGAGAGATTTACATCTGAGTTCAAGGCATTTCTTGATAAGGAAATGACACTCACAGTTACACCTAGCTCTGAGCAGCTGGGGCTGCATTTGAAGGAAGGTCTGATGCTGAAAGAAATGGTTCTAAAGATGTCAAAAGCTGATACAGAAGCTGTGGAATGTGAAATCATGAAGATTGACAATGAAAAACAAGCCTACAAGAGAAGGAAGCTGCCTGATGGAATTAGCAAAGGAATGGAAATGCTGCAGCATGGTCTGAAGGTTATGGGTGATGGTATTTCCGAGTGGCAGCAAAATAACTTTGACCAGAAGGAACTCCACAACAAGTTCCTGGCTCATTACTCTAGCCTCAAAGATGTGATTGACCACTTAGTAGGCCTTGCTGGTAGTGGGTAA
- the LOC132253811 gene encoding uncharacterized protein LOC132253811, translating into MDNESETQVDSSASGRRDLGWKYGRLVNEKDLNTIICIFCEKVTKGGIYRHKQHLVGGYRNAKKCRKCPEHVREEMEEYMSSNKNQKEQMNMGSEYVNEDLFGLEDEDIGEEINSRTNVTNISSGGSNRGGSGGRTFSSKKPRQKGPMDHFFTPNAEMVVQNQRSGKMNQTTINDAYKKEARERACTLITRWMYEAVIPFNAVTYPSFQPMIEAIGQYGVGMKGPTFHEVRVTNLKKELALTKDLMKDHMVEWGKNGCSIMSDGWTDRKERTLVNFLVNCSKGTMFMQSIDASSMIKTGEKMFELLDKWVEQVGEENVIQVITDNHSSYVMAGRLLELKRPHLYWTPCAAHCLDLMLEDIGKLPNIKRTLERAISLNGYIYNRSGLLNMMRRFTGQRELLRPAKTRFATAFITLSQLHEQKNNLRKMFTSSDWSDSKWAKEQKGKTIANIVLMPSFWNTIVFCLKVSGPLVRVLRLVDGEKKAPIGYIYEAMNRAKDAIVRSFNGNEEKYKKIFNIIDKRWEIQLHRPLHAAGYFLNPEFFYDKPEIEHDADIMSDLYKCILRLTRDPAKQEKVVAEVSLFTNAQGLFGNELAVRTRKTRAPAEWWAAYGASAPNLQKFAMKVLNLTCSASGCERNWSIFENVSDQIQNNYK; encoded by the exons ATGGATAATGAGAGTGAAACTCAAGTGGACTCTAGTGCAAGTGGAAGAAGAGATCTGGGGTGGAAATATGGTCGTTTggttaatgaaaaagatttgaacACCATCATATGCATTTTTTGTGAGAAAGTAACCAAAGGAGGCATCTATAGACACAAACAACATCTTGTTGGTGGatatagaaatgctaaaaagtgtAGAAAATGTCCGGAACATGTTagagaagaaatggaagagtatatgagttccaataaaaatcaaaaagagcaaatgaatatggggagcgaatatgttaatgaagatttgtttggtttggaagatGAAGATATTGGTGAGGAGATTAATAGTAGAACGAATGTCACCAACATTTCTAGTGGAGGTAGTAACCGAGGAGGAAGTGGTGGTAGGacgttttcttcaaaaaaaccaagacaaaaaggtcCTATGGATCATTTTTTCACTCCTAATGCAGAAATGGTTGTTCAAAATCAAAGGAGTGGAAAGATGAATCAAACTACCATCAATGATGCTTACAAAAAGGAAGCAAGAGAAAGAGCTTGCACGCTTATCACAAGATGGATGTATGAGGCTGTTATTCCATTTAATGCAGTCACATATCCAAGTTTCCAACCAATGATTGAGGCTATTGGCCAATATGGTGTGGGTATGAAGGGACCAACTTTTCATGAGGTAAGAGTTACCAACCTTAAGAAAGAATTGGCTCTcacaaaagatttgatgaaagatcatatggtggaatgggggaaaaatggatgttcaattatgtcggATGGATGGACCGATAGGAAAGAGAGAACTTTGGtgaactttttggttaattgttcaaagggaaccatgttcatgcaatccattgatgcttcttcaatgattaagacgggagaaaagatgtttgagttaCTTGACAAATGGGTAGAGCAAGTTGGTGAAGAGAATGTTATTCAAGTTATAACAGATAATCACTCAAGTTATGTGATggcag GGAGGTTGTTAGAATTAAAGCGTCCACATTTGTATTGGACACCATGTGCTGCACATTGCCTTGACTTGATGTTGgaagatattggaaagctaCCAAACATCAAGAGGACATTGGAGAGGGCTATATCACTAAATGGGTATATTTATAATCGCTCAGGGCTACTCAATATGATGAGGCGGTTTACTGGACAAAGGGAATTGCTTAGGCCTGCTAAGACTCGGTTTGCAACTGCTTTCATCACATTATCGCAAttgcatgaacaaaaaaacaatttgaggaAGATGTTTACAAGCTCAGATTGGTCAGATAGTAAATGGGCAAAAGAGCAGAAGGGGAAAACTATAGCCAACATAGTTCTAATGCCTTCATTTTGGAACACTATTGTATTTTGCTTAAAGGTTTCGGGTCCCCTAGTTCGTGTGCTTCGTTtggttgatggtgaaaaaaaagcTCCTATAGGATACATCTATGAGGCCATGAATAGAGCTAAGGATGCAATTGTGagaagttttaatggaaatgaagagaagtACAAAAAAATCTTCAACATCATTGATAAGAGGTGGGAGATTCAGCTTCATCGGCCTTTGCATGCAGCAGGGTACTTTTTGAACCCGGAATTCTTCTATGATAAGCCAGAAATAGAGCATGATGCCGACATTATGAGTGATTTGTATAAATGCATCTTAAGGCTAACAAGAGACCCTGCTAAGCAAGAAAAAGTTGTGGCCGAAGTGAGTTTGTTCACAAATGCCCAAGGACTATTCGGGAATGAGTTAGCTGTTAGGACAAGAAAGACTAGAGCACCAG CTGAATGGTGGGCTGCATATGGAGCTTCAGCTCCAAATTTGCAAAAGTTTGCAATGAAAGTCCTCAACTTAACATGCAGTGCATCAGGTTGTGAACGGAATTGGAGCATCTTTGAGAATGTGAGTGaccaaatccaaaataattacaagtaa